From Triticum aestivum cultivar Chinese Spring chromosome 4A, IWGSC CS RefSeq v2.1, whole genome shotgun sequence, a single genomic window includes:
- the LOC123082275 gene encoding amino acid transporter AVT1H-like: protein MASRWCELLCPQPKQVASESMHGARLAAQQLSRGRDACDVEAGKPCQEETAAACGGRVAAMASITQQHHSKPTSTFAQSVINMVGMLIGLGQLSTPYALENGGWASIFLLVGLGIMCAYTAHIIGKCLDEEPRSKTYQDIGQQAFGSKGRLIASAFIYLEIFFALVSYTISLSDNIPLVFAGVRLHLPIPWLRLSTTQLLTVIAVLVALPSLWLRNLSSISCLSFAGILMSMVIFVTILCTAAFGSVGLGKHIPVLRLDKIPTVSGLYMFSYAGHIVFPNIYTAMKDPSSFTKVSVTSFSMVALLYTALAFVGASLFGPSVNSQVTLSMPPGLLVTKVALWATVLTPVTKYALEFAPFAIQLEHHLPATMGPRARIIIRGSIGSAGLLIILALALSVPYFQYVLSLTGSLISVAISVIFPCAFYVKIRWGRLSRHVVVLNAAMIAVGFVLAVVGTASSAKLLVKSIQNGHVA from the exons ATGGCGAGTCGGTGGTGCGAGTTGCTGTGCCCGCAGCCTAAGCAGGTGGCGAGCGAGAGCATGCACGGCGCCCGGCTCGCGGCGCAGCAGCTGAGCAGGGGCCGCGATGCCTGCGACGTCGAAGCAGGCAAGCCGTGTCAGGAGGAGACGGCAGCCGCTTGCGGGGGGAGGGTCGCGGCCATGGCATCCATCACTCAGCAGCATCACAGCAAGCCTACCAGCACGTTTGCCCAGTCGGTCATCAACATGGTTGGCATGCTCATAG GACTTGGGCAGCTCTCCACTCCCTACGCCTTGGAAAATGGCGGCTGGGCCTCCATTTTCCTCCTGGTCGGCCTCGGCATCATGTGCGCCTATACAGCGCACATCATCGGCAAGTGCCTAGACGAGGAGCCCCGCTCCAAAACGTACCAGGATATTGGCCAACAGGCGTTCGGCTCCAAGGGCCGGCTGATCGCCTCGGCATTCATCTACCTCGAGATCTTCTTCGCCCTGGTCTCCTACACCATCTCCCTCAGCGACAACATCCCGCTCGTCTTCGCCGGTGTCCGCCTCCACCTGCCAATACCATGGCTGCGCCTCAGCACCACGCAGCTGCTCACCGTCATCGCCGTGCTGGTGGCTCTTCCCAGCCTTTGGCTAAGGAACCTGTCCTCCATCTCCTGCCTCTCCTTCGCCGGCATCCTCATGTCGATGGTCATCTTCGTCACCATCCTCTGCACCGCGGCCTTCGGCAGTGTCGGCCTGGGCAAGCACATCCCAGTCCTCAGGCTTGACAAGATCCCGACGGTGTCCGGCCTCTACATGTTCAGCTACGCTGGCCACATCGTCTTCCCCAACATCTACACGGCCATGAAGGACCCCTCGAGCTTCACCAAGGTCTCCGTCACGAGTTTCTCCATGGTCGCCCTGCTCTACACGGCCCTCGCGTTTGTCGGCGCAAGCCTCTTCGGTCCCAGCGTGAACTCCCAGGTCACGCTCAGCATGCCGCCGGGGCTGCTGGTCACCAAAGTGGCGCTCTGGGCCACCGTGCTCACGCCGGTCACCAAATACGCGCTCGAGTTCGCGCCCTTCGCCATTCAGCTCGAGCACCACCTGCCGGCGACCATGGGGCCTCGTGCCCGGATAATCATCCGCGGAAGCATCGGCTCGGCGGGGCTTCTCATCATCCTGGCGCTGGCGCTCTCGGTTCCATACTTCCAGTACGTGCTCAGCCTCACCGGCTCGCTCATCAGCGTGGCCATCTCGGTCATATTCCCATGCGCGTTTTACGTCAAGATCCGTTGGGGCCGGTTATCGCGGCATGTCGTCGTGCTGAATGCGGCGATGATCGCCGTTGGTTTTGTTCTCGCGGTGGTGGGGACCGCTTCGTCGGCTAAGCTACTGGTGAAAAGTATACAAAATGGACATGTGGCGTAG